The DNA region TCGGTAGAGTTGGCAATGAAATACAGCAACCCTTCAACTCGTGAACCCTGGTGGTTCTCACTCCCCACCTCCCCTTGGCCTCACCGTACGGCTCACCCCTTCCTGGGATACGCACCATCAAGCAAGCCACGCACCAAGGAAAGTTTATGGAAGTCATCAACATCACGAAATCCTACGACCCGGATTTTGTTGCAGAGGTAGAAGCCGAGAGCGAGCAGAACGTTCGGCTTTGCTACCAGTGCGGCAACTGCACGGCGGGTTGTCCGTACACGTTTGCGTACGACATCCCGGTGAGCCAGATCATGCGTCTGGTTCAGGCGGGTCAGAAGGAGAAAGTTCTCAGCTGCCGGTCGATCTGGATCTGCGCGACGTGCGAGTCGTGCACGACGCGCTGCCCGAACGACATCGACGTAGCCCGGCTCATGGACGTGCTGCGGCACATGGCCCGGCGGTACAACTACAACGCCGTGCCCACGGTCCGCACCTTTGTGGACAGCTTTCTCAACTCGGTGGAGAAGCATGGCCGCGTCTTTGAGATGGGTCTGATGGCCGCCTACATGACCAAGACGGGCCGTTTCTGGACGGACACCGATCTGAGCCCGAAGGTCCTTCCCAAGGGCAAGCTTTCCTTCAAGCCGCATCGCATCCAGGGCAGGGACGAAGTGGCCAAGATTTTCGAGCGTTACAAGGAGCAGCAACGATGAGCGAGGCGCGCACCTACGGTTACTATCCGGGCTGCTCCGGCATGGGCACGTCCATGGAGTACGAGCGCTCGACCCGCGCGGTCTGCGAGGCGCTGGGCATCAAGCTTGTGGAGCTGGAGGACTGGAGCTGCTGCGGTTCCACGCCTGCGCACACGGTGGACCACGTGCTGTCGGCCGCCTTGTCCGGCCGCAACCTGTCCATCGCGGAGTCCATGGGTCTGGACACGGTGATCACGCCCTGCCCGAGCTGCCTGACCAATCTGAAGACCGCGACGCACCGCATGGAGAACCCGGAGTTCAGGTCCAAGGTGGACAAGCTTCTGGACAAGCCCGCGCCCGGCGGCGTGGCGGTCAAGTCGGTCCTGCAGGTCATTTTCGAGGACGTGGGCCCGGATGCCATCCGCGAGAAGGTGGTCCGGCCGCTGGATGGACTGGCGCTGGCGCCGTACTACGGCTGCCTGATGAACCGCCCGCCCGAGGTGATGCAGTTCGACGATCCGGAGAACCCGACGTCCATGGACGAGATCCTGAAGGCCCTGGGCGCGGACGTGGTGCCGTACGGTCTGAAGGTGGAGTGCTGCGGCGCATCGCACGGCATTGCCCAGAAGGACGTGGTGACCACGCTTTCGGGCCGTCTGCTCGACCTGGCCTACGCGGAGCACGCCGTCGCCATGGTCACGGCCTGCCCCTTGTGCCAGATGAACCTGGATTTACGCCAAGGCCAGATCAACTCGGCGAACAAGACCAATTACAAGATGCCCATTTTCTACTACACCCAACTTCTCGGCATCGCCCTGGGCCTGCCCGAGAAGGAGCTGGGATTCGATAAACTGGCGGTGAACCCGGCCCCGGTCCTGAAAGCCATCCAGGAGCCCTCGCATGCCGCGAGCTAAACAGCCTGGCCGCACCTCCGGCTGTTTTTCCACGCGCATCCCCTACCCGGTCACAGCACCTGCCAAGGAGTAGTATTTTATGAAAATCGGAGTCTTCGTTTGCCACTGCGGCTCGAACATCGCCGGCACCGTGGATACCGAAAAGGTCGCAGCCGCGGCGCGCAAGCTGCCCGGCGTGGCCTTTGCCACCGACACCATGTACGCCTGTTCGGAGCCCGGTCAGGAAGGCATTGTCGAGGCCGTCAAGGAGCACGGTCTGGACGGCGTCGTGGTGGCGAGCTGCACCCCCCGCATGCACGAGGCCACCTTCCGCCGCACGGTGGAGCGCGCCGGCCTGAACCGCTACATGTTTGAGATGGCCAACATCCGCGAGCACGTCTCCTGGATTGGCAAGGACATGGACGCGAACACGAACAAAGCCGCCGAGCTGGTAGCCATGGCCGTTGCCAAGCTGCGCGAGGACCGGCTCCTGTTCCCCAAAAAGTTCGACATCAACAAGCGCGTGATGGTCCTGGGCGGCGGCGTGGCCGGCATCCAGGCCGCGCTGGACTGCGCTGACGGCGGTCTCGACGTCGTGCTCGTGGAAAAGACCACGACCATCGGCGGCAAGATGGCCAAGCTGGACAAGACCTTCCCCACAGTGGACTGCTCCAGCTGTATTCTGGGCCCCAAGATGGTGGACATCGCCCAGCACCCCAACATCACGCTCTACGCCGCGTCCGAAGTGGACGACGTTTCCGGCTACGTGGGCAACTTCAAGGTCGCCATCCGCAAAAAGCAGACGTACGTGGACTGGGACCTCTGCACGGGCTGCGGCCAGTGCATGGAGAAGTGTCCCAGCAAGAAGACGCCGGACGCGTTCAACGAGTTCATCGGCCCGACCACGGCCATCAACATCCCGTTCCCGCAGGCCATTCCCAAGAAGGCGTCCATCAACGCCGAGGCGTGCATCATGCTCACCAAGGGCAAGTGCGGAGCCTGCGCCAAGGTCTGTCCGGTGGAAGCCATCCGCTTCGACCAGCAGGAAGAGATCGTGCACGAGGAAGTGGGCGCCATTGTCGCGGCCACGGGTTACGACCTCTTTGACCACAGCAAGTACCCCGAGTACGGCGGCGGCCGCATCCCGGACGTGATCACCTCGATGCAGTACGAGCGGATGCTCTCGGCCTCCGGCCCCACGGGCGGCCACATCAAGCGGCCCTCCAACGGCGAGGAGCCCAAGAACGTAGTCTTCATCCAGTGCGTGGGCTCGCGCGACAAGTCCGTGGACCGGCCCTACTGCTCTGGCTTCTGCTGCATGTACACGGCCAAGCAGACCATCCTGACCAAGGACCACATCCCGGACTCCCAGTCCTACGTCTTTTATATGGACATCCGCTCGCCGGGCAAGAACTACGACGAGTTCACCCGCCGGGCCATGGAGCAGTACGGGGCGCGGTACATCCGCGGCCGCGTGGCCCAGGTGTACGAGAAGGGCGACACCCTCATCGTGCGCGGCGCCGACACCCTGACCGGCACCTCCATCGAGGTGGAGGCGGACCTGGTGGTCCTGGCCGTGGGCGCGGAGTCCGCCAAGGGCGCGGCCCAGCTGGCCGAGAAGCTGCGCATCTCCTACGACACCTACGGCTTCTACATGGAGAGCCACCCCAAGCTGAAGCCGGTGGAGACCAACACGGCCGGCGTGTTCCTGGCTGGCTGTTGCCAGGGTCCCAAGGACATCCCGTCCTCGGTGGGCCAGGGCAGCGCCGCGGCGGCCAAGGTTCTGGCCATGTTCTCCAAGGATCAGCTGGAGAGCGATCCCCAGATCTCCCAGGTGGATATCAAGCGCTGCATCGGCTGCGGCAAGTGCATGAGCACCTGCCCCTTTGGCGCGATCAAGGAAATCGATTTCCGCGGCCAGAAAAAGGCCGAGGTCATCGAGACCGTGTGCCAGGGCTGCGGCCTGTGTACGGCCACGTGCCCGCAAGGCGCCATCCAGCTGCAGCACTTCACCGATAACCAGATTCTCGCAGAGGTTACTTCGCTATGCCCCCCCTTGCTGGAAAAGAGCTTCGAATAGTCGGCTTCCTGTGCAACTGGTGCTCGTACGGCGGCGCGGACACGGCAGGCGTGGGCCGGTTTTCCCAGCCCACGGACCTGCGCATCATCCGGGTCCCCTGCTCCGGCCGTATCGATCCGCTGTTCATCCTGCGGACGTTCATGAACGGGGCCGACGGCGTACTGGTCTCGGGCTGCCACCCGCGTGACTGCCATTACTCCGAGGGCAACCTCTATGCCCGCCGCCGGCTGGAAATCCTCCAGCGGCTGATGCCCTTCATCGGCATCGAGCCGGAGCGGTTCTCCTACACCTGGGTCTCGGCCTCGGAAGGCCAGCGCTGGCAGAAGGTTGTCGGCACCTTCACCGACGAGATCCACGCCATCGGACCGGCCAAGCCCTTCGGCGTCTCCATGGAGCAGCTGGAGAAGCAGATGGCCGGCGTGCTGGCCAGCCCCGAGAACGCAGGCGCAGAGAAGCAGGAGGTGGAACGTGCCGCATCTTGATGAACTCAAATCCGCCATCAAAGAGCGCCTGCCGGAGCTGGACTTCGTTATCGGCTGGGGCCGCGGGTTCGATCCCATCCACGCCACCCCGCTGTTCATGCGGACAGAGGCCGACGTGGACAAGCTGGAGTGGGGTCCCCTGAACGTGCACAACACCGCCACCTACCTGCCCAGCCTGCGCGGCAAGAAGGTGGGCGTGGTGGTCAAGGGCTGCGACAGCCGCTCCGTGGTCCAGCTGATGCAGGAAAACCTCATCGATCGCGAGGACCTCGTGATCTTCGGCATGCCCTGCACCGGCGTGGTCGATCTCACCAAAATCAAGAACGCCGTGGGCGACCTCGGCATGGTCCGCGACGTGCAGATCTCCGGCGACACCATCACGGTGACGGCCGGCGGGAAGGAGCACGCCCTGGCCCTGGCCGACGTGCTCAACAACAAGTGCACGGTCTGCCAGTACCACAACGCCGTGCTCTCCGACGTCTTTGTGGGCGAGCCCATCGAGCCCAGCGTGCCCGAGGACCAGGTCTACGCCGACATCCTGGAGTTCGAAGAGCAGACCCCGGCCGAGCGCATGGCCTTCTGGGAATCGCAGATGAATCGCTGCATCCGCTGCTACGCCTGCCGCAACGCCTGCCCCATGTGCGTGTGCCGCGACCACTGTGTGGCCCAGAGCCGCGATCCCAACTGGCTCTCCCAACGCCACGACGTGGGCGAGAAGATGATGTTCCAGCTCATCCACGCCATGCACCTGGCCGGCCGCTGCACCGAGTGCGGCGAGTGCGAACGCGCCTGCCCGGTGGACATCCCCCTCGTGCGCCTGAAAAAGAAGATCAACAAGGAAATCAAGGAGCTCTTCGACTATCAGGCCGGCATCGACCCCGAAGCCACGCCGCCGCTGCTCGCCTTCAAGGTGGAGGAGCAGAACATCCGAGAGAGGGAGTGGTAATTCCATGAATTCCAAATACATTCCCGCAGACAAGCTCACCGCCTGGCTCGACGGGCTCGCCGCGGACAACCGCGTGCTGGTTCCGGTGGTGGAGAACGGCTCCATCGTCTTCCGCCCGCGCGAGGCCGGCTCCGATACGCCGCTGGAGCTCGAAAAGCAGGCCACGGTGCCGCCCAAGAACGCGGTCTTCCCGGCCAGCGAGCCCCTGCTTACCTTCAGCTACCAGAAGCACGAGGACGAGCCCGAGAAGGTGGACGTGAGCGTGCAGCCCACCATCAACGCCCAGCCCACCGTGGTCTTTGGCTGCCGCCCCTGCGACGCACGCGGCTTCACCATCTTCGACAACGTCTACGGCGCCGACATCTATTACGAATCCCGGCGCGAGAAGACGGCCTTCATCTCCCAGGTCTGCAAGGAAACCGCCAACACCTGCTTCTGCCACTGGACAGGCGAAGGCCCGGCGGATTCCCGCGGCAGCGACGTGCTCGCCGTGCCCGTGGACGCGGGCTATGTGCTCGAACCCGTTACGGAAAAGGGCGAAGGCCTGCTGACCTCCTCCCTGCTCGCCGACGCATCCAAAGAGCAGCAGGACGCCGCGGCCCAGATGAAGAAGGACGCCCGCGAACAGCTCGGCGAGGCCGTGGACGTGAGCGAGGCCCGCGGAGCCCTGCTGGCGCTCTTCGACAACATGGAGTTCTGGGAGGACGTCTCGGCCAAGTGCATCAGCTGCGGGGCCTGCACCTACCTCTGCCCCACCTGCTACTGCTTCAACATCACGGACGAGACCTGCGGCTCGCAGGGCCACCGCGTGCGCTCCTGGGACAACTGCATGTCCTACCTCTTCACGCTGGAGGGCAGCGGCCACAACCCCAGGCCCACCAAGGCCCACCGCCTGAAGAACCGCGTCGGTCACAAGTTCAGCTACTACCCCGGCCTGCATGACGGGCTCATCGCCTGTTGCGGCTGCGGCCGGTGCATCAAGAGCTGTCCGGTCAGCGTGGACATCCGCGAGATCGTCCAGCGCGCCATCGAGACCGCTGCCGCAGAAACCAAGGCCAGTTAGAGGACGCCACCGATGATGACGAACATGCCTGAGAAAAACCTGTATCTCCCGGAGATCGCCACCATTCAGGAGGTCATCCAGGAGACCCCGAATATCAAAACCTTCCGCGTGATCCTCGACGACGAGGAAAAAATGCGGGAGTTCACCTACGAGCCCGGACAGGTCGGACAGCTCTCCGTCTTCGGCGTGGGCGAGTCCACCTTTGTCATCAACTCGCCGCCAACCCGCAAAGAGTACCTCCAGTTCAGCGTCATGCGCGTGGGCGAGCTCACCAGCAAGCTCCACCAGCTCTCGGCCGGCGACAAGATCGGCGTGCGCGCCCCCCTGGGCAACTACTTCCCCTACGAGTCCATGAAAGGGAAGAACATCGTCTTCATCGGCGGCGGCATCGGCATGGCCCCCTTGCGCACCCTCATGCTCTTCATGCTCGACAACCGCGCCGACTACGGCGACATCTCCCTGCTCTACGGCGCGCGCAGCCCGCAGGACATGGCCTTCCAGTACGAGCTGCCCGAATGGCTGGAGCGCAAGGACCTCAATACCGTGCTCACCATTGACAACCCGTCCGAAGGCTGGGAGCACACCGTGGGACTCATCCCCAACGTGCTCCTGGAAATGGAGCCCAGCGCCGAGAACACCGTGGCCGTCACCTGCGGCCCGCCCATCATGATCAAGTTCACCATGCAGGCGCTCAAAAAGCTCAAGTTCGAGGACACCCAGATCATCACCACCCTGGAAAAACGCATGAAATGCGGCGTGGGCATCTGTGGCCGCTGCAACATCGGCGACAAGTATGTCTGTGTGGACGGCCCTGTCTTCACCGCGGCCGAGCTGGGCGAACTTCCCAACGAGCTGTAAGCCAGCGCGAGAAAAGGAACGCACATGAAGTTCTTCAAAGCCAACGAGGTGGCCCAGGCCGCCGTGGAAATAGAACGAAAAGGCCAGGCCTTCTACCGCAACGTGGCCAATGCCGCCTCGGCACAGGCCGCCCGTGATCTCTTCACCTTCATGGCCGGCGAAGAGGCCAAGCACGAGGCGATCTTCCAGGCCCTCAAAAACCGCCTCGGCGAAATCGAAATGCCGGCCTACTCCAATGCCAATGAGTACCAGGAGTACCTCGAAGCGCTCATCGACTCACACGCCCTGTTCAGCGGCGGCATCGCAGAACGCCTGGCCTCCGAAGCCAGCGACATGGTCACCGCCGTGAACATCGCCCTCGCCTTCGAAAAAGATACACTGCTCTTCTTCCTGGAAATGAAGGAACTCGTCCCGGACTCAGAAAAACCCATGGTCCAGAAATGCATCGAGGAAGAACGCTCCCACATGCGCATGCTCCACGGGCTTTTGAAGGACTAGGCGCACGCGGCACGTTGTAGTTTCCGATTTGTCGCAGAGGCGCTGAGCAGGCAGCCAACCGGCACAGCCCTCATCCTCCACGCGCGGGAAAGGGGCCTTCGGGCCCCTCCTCCCAAATCCTCAACGCCTGCCGGACGACAAATCACCGGGAGATGGTCGTACATCTGCGTGCTTCCGCTCGAATGAGCTTTCGAAGCATCTCGGCGCACGGCCCATCACATGAGGACAAAGCCATGTTGAATACGCCGCTGCACTACCATGATCCTGAGGATTTCGCGGCTTTCGATCCCTTCGCGTCCGTGAACACGGACCTCTTCGGATCGCCCGGGTCATCCTTCAATGTGCAGAAACCGATCCGCTACTTTGTCTCCAGCCTGTTCGCGGCATGTACGAAGCAGCGCGATCGCGTGCGCGACGCCCCTTTCATCGGTCTGTCCAGGAACAAGCGCTATACGTACAGCGGCGAACCGCTGGACCAGTTCGACCTCGACGTCCTGCTGCACTGCACGGCCGCTGCCGGCTCGTCGCGTCGCCGCGGCACATGGATCGAACACGCGACCCTCATCAAGTCTCTGGGCAAACGCAACGAAGCGAGCACGCGCCAGCGCATATGCGACAGCCTGGCCCGGCTGCAGGAATGCACCATCGGCATCGAGGGCCACGGCTACCGCTACATGACCCGGCTGGTGAATCGCGCTTTGCTGGACGAAGATGCCTGCGCTAGTCTGGTGGAGATCAACAGCGATTTTGCCGGAGCTATCCGCCTGAGGCGCGGCCTCGATCTGATGCTCAACGAGCGCCGCAGCCTGGGCGCCGATGGGCTTTCCAAATGGCTGCACGGCGTGCTCTGGATCTTACCCGCCGGTTTCTCTTCGGACTTCGCCACCCTCTGCGAACTGAGCGGCATGAGCCACATGAATGCCTGCGATTTTGAAAAGCAATGTCGTGAAGCACTCGATCTGCTCGCCGAGAACAGTATGATCACGCAATATGACGTGCGACAAGGCGGCCGGCTCCTGGTGGAGGGGCGGGGCAACACCGCGCATGCCAAAGTCTGCGGCTTCCTGTCTCTCGTCCACGACTCCGACCGTGAAAAGCGGACAGCAGAGTGCGACTGATACAGGGGCCGGAGCACCACCAATGAGCAAACCTATTTTGTACGCCAGGAGCTTCTGCGTGCGCTCGGCCCATATCCAGCATCCAGCAGCAACTCGCCATGCTGGGCATGGACTTTGAGACGGTCAACATCGATTACATGGGGCAGGCCGCCCAGAGGGCGTTGCTGCAAAAGCTGGAGCAGCGCGTATCGCCGGTCGCCTTTCCCCTCATGATTCTGAACCCCGGAGACGACATGACGCGCCCCAAGCTCTTCGCACTCAGCACTTGCATGCACTGCGCCAGGGTCAAGGCGCTGCTCATCTCTCTGCATGTCGATTTCGACACGCTGTATGTGGATCGCCTGGCCGGCGAGGAACGCAGCCACTGCATGGGCGAGCTCGAAAACTATACTCCAGAGCTTTCCTTCCCAACCCTTGTGGTTGGCGACGATGTGGTCATCGGCGCCAGAGAGCAGCGCATCCGCGAGATTCTGCTCGGATAGTGAAGTAACGACACAGAGAAGTACGAGCCGCCTCGTAACTCTGTGCCGGACAACGAAGATTCACATCGCCAGCCGAGGTACTCGAGCTGGGAAGTGAAACGGCGCCGCCGTGGACCAGGACCATGCCTCCGGATCCGAAAACCACGGCGGCGTCTCATTTTTTACCGCCAATACGCGGCTGTAATTATCCCTTATATCCTTGCCGGGTCCGGCTCTCGTGGTCGGAATCCCTATGCCTCTGGGGTTGCCGCCACAGCCCCTTTCCCGGGCAGGGACTGCCGTTTGACCACGGCGAACGCCGCCCCCCAGGATGACGATGAGCGACACGGCCCCGAAAAAAGGCAGCACAGGCATCAGGATTCCCAGGGGCACCAGCTTCAGCACCGGCCCGGCCACCACGCCGGCCAGCACCAACCAGGCCATGTCCGGAACGCCGGTCCTGGTAAAAATGAACTCACCCGCCCGCCCCAACAGCAACAACACCGCGATGATCACCATGGTCTTGGTGACGGGATCAACAACGAGCATACGAAGGTCCTTGTTGAAGAGTTCGCATGGTTATCCCGGCCTGCAAGCCGTCTGAGCCCCCCGCTGCACCAGCGGCCAAACGCGGCGCTGCTATTGCCCCAGATGCTGCAGGAACTGCCGCGCGCCTTGGTGCTCCGGATGTTCGCGGAGCAGCTCCTCGGCCATTGCGCGCGCCTTGTCCACCTGCCGCGTGCGCAGATAGAGGTCCGCCAGCGCCAGAAAGACGTCCTGATCCTGCGGGTCCAGGGACAGCGCCTTGTGGAACGCCTGCTCCGCCTGCTCCGGCCGGCGCAGGGCCACCAGTATCTGCCCCTGGTTGTAGTAGGCGCGGGCGTAGTGCATGCCGGCCGCGGCCCTGCCCACGTAGTACGCCGCATCCTCGTACTGCTTCATCTCCGCCAGCAGCAGGCCCAGGGAGTACGACACCTCGTACAGCTCCGGCTCCTGGGCCACCACCTCACGCAGCAGCTTCTCGGCCAGGCGGTTCTTGCCCTGGCGGTTGTAGAGCATGGCCAGGTTCACCTTGGCCGGGTAGAACCGGTCGTCGATTGCAATGGCCTTTTCATAGTCCGCTTGCGCGCCCTGCTCGTCCCCCAGATTGACGGCCAGGTTGCCCAGATTGTAGCGCTGCGGCGCCAGGTCCGCGTTGTAGAGCATGGCCTTGCGGTACTCGTTCAGCGCCTCGTGGAAAGCGTCCCGGTCGTCCCGACGCAGGCGCTCCTC from Oceanidesulfovibrio marinus includes:
- a CDS encoding hydrogenase iron-sulfur subunit, translating into MPPLAGKELRIVGFLCNWCSYGGADTAGVGRFSQPTDLRIIRVPCSGRIDPLFILRTFMNGADGVLVSGCHPRDCHYSEGNLYARRRLEILQRLMPFIGIEPERFSYTWVSASEGQRWQKVVGTFTDEIHAIGPAKPFGVSMEQLEKQMAGVLASPENAGAEKQEVERAAS
- a CDS encoding 4Fe-4S dicluster domain-containing protein, with product MPHLDELKSAIKERLPELDFVIGWGRGFDPIHATPLFMRTEADVDKLEWGPLNVHNTATYLPSLRGKKVGVVVKGCDSRSVVQLMQENLIDREDLVIFGMPCTGVVDLTKIKNAVGDLGMVRDVQISGDTITVTAGGKEHALALADVLNNKCTVCQYHNAVLSDVFVGEPIEPSVPEDQVYADILEFEEQTPAERMAFWESQMNRCIRCYACRNACPMCVCRDHCVAQSRDPNWLSQRHDVGEKMMFQLIHAMHLAGRCTECGECERACPVDIPLVRLKKKINKEIKELFDYQAGIDPEATPPLLAFKVEEQNIREREW
- a CDS encoding CoB--CoM heterodisulfide reductase iron-sulfur subunit A family protein codes for the protein MKIGVFVCHCGSNIAGTVDTEKVAAAARKLPGVAFATDTMYACSEPGQEGIVEAVKEHGLDGVVVASCTPRMHEATFRRTVERAGLNRYMFEMANIREHVSWIGKDMDANTNKAAELVAMAVAKLREDRLLFPKKFDINKRVMVLGGGVAGIQAALDCADGGLDVVLVEKTTTIGGKMAKLDKTFPTVDCSSCILGPKMVDIAQHPNITLYAASEVDDVSGYVGNFKVAIRKKQTYVDWDLCTGCGQCMEKCPSKKTPDAFNEFIGPTTAINIPFPQAIPKKASINAEACIMLTKGKCGACAKVCPVEAIRFDQQEEIVHEEVGAIVAATGYDLFDHSKYPEYGGGRIPDVITSMQYERMLSASGPTGGHIKRPSNGEEPKNVVFIQCVGSRDKSVDRPYCSGFCCMYTAKQTILTKDHIPDSQSYVFYMDIRSPGKNYDEFTRRAMEQYGARYIRGRVAQVYEKGDTLIVRGADTLTGTSIEVEADLVVLAVGAESAKGAAQLAEKLRISYDTYGFYMESHPKLKPVETNTAGVFLAGCCQGPKDIPSSVGQGSAAAAKVLAMFSKDQLESDPQISQVDIKRCIGCGKCMSTCPFGAIKEIDFRGQKKAEVIETVCQGCGLCTATCPQGAIQLQHFTDNQILAEVTSLCPPLLEKSFE
- a CDS encoding 4Fe-4S dicluster domain-containing protein produces the protein MNSKYIPADKLTAWLDGLAADNRVLVPVVENGSIVFRPREAGSDTPLELEKQATVPPKNAVFPASEPLLTFSYQKHEDEPEKVDVSVQPTINAQPTVVFGCRPCDARGFTIFDNVYGADIYYESRREKTAFISQVCKETANTCFCHWTGEGPADSRGSDVLAVPVDAGYVLEPVTEKGEGLLTSSLLADASKEQQDAAAQMKKDAREQLGEAVDVSEARGALLALFDNMEFWEDVSAKCISCGACTYLCPTCYCFNITDETCGSQGHRVRSWDNCMSYLFTLEGSGHNPRPTKAHRLKNRVGHKFSYYPGLHDGLIACCGCGRCIKSCPVSVDIREIVQRAIETAAAETKAS
- a CDS encoding CoB--CoM heterodisulfide reductase iron-sulfur subunit B family protein; its protein translation is MSEARTYGYYPGCSGMGTSMEYERSTRAVCEALGIKLVELEDWSCCGSTPAHTVDHVLSAALSGRNLSIAESMGLDTVITPCPSCLTNLKTATHRMENPEFRSKVDKLLDKPAPGGVAVKSVLQVIFEDVGPDAIREKVVRPLDGLALAPYYGCLMNRPPEVMQFDDPENPTSMDEILKALGADVVPYGLKVECCGASHGIAQKDVVTTLSGRLLDLAYAEHAVAMVTACPLCQMNLDLRQGQINSANKTNYKMPIFYYTQLLGIALGLPEKELGFDKLAVNPAPVLKAIQEPSHAAS
- a CDS encoding FAD/NAD(P)-binding protein, whose protein sequence is MTNMPEKNLYLPEIATIQEVIQETPNIKTFRVILDDEEKMREFTYEPGQVGQLSVFGVGESTFVINSPPTRKEYLQFSVMRVGELTSKLHQLSAGDKIGVRAPLGNYFPYESMKGKNIVFIGGGIGMAPLRTLMLFMLDNRADYGDISLLYGARSPQDMAFQYELPEWLERKDLNTVLTIDNPSEGWEHTVGLIPNVLLEMEPSAENTVAVTCGPPIMIKFTMQALKKLKFEDTQIITTLEKRMKCGVGICGRCNIGDKYVCVDGPVFTAAELGELPNEL
- a CDS encoding ferritin-like domain-containing protein, with the protein product MKFFKANEVAQAAVEIERKGQAFYRNVANAASAQAARDLFTFMAGEEAKHEAIFQALKNRLGEIEMPAYSNANEYQEYLEALIDSHALFSGGIAERLASEASDMVTAVNIALAFEKDTLLFFLEMKELVPDSEKPMVQKCIEEERSHMRMLHGLLKD
- a CDS encoding glutaredoxin family protein, whose product is MLGMDFETVNIDYMGQAAQRALLQKLEQRVSPVAFPLMILNPGDDMTRPKLFALSTCMHCARVKALLISLHVDFDTLYVDRLAGEERSHCMGELENYTPELSFPTLVVGDDVVIGAREQRIREILLG
- a CDS encoding 4Fe-4S dicluster domain-containing protein, which translates into the protein MEVINITKSYDPDFVAEVEAESEQNVRLCYQCGNCTAGCPYTFAYDIPVSQIMRLVQAGQKEKVLSCRSIWICATCESCTTRCPNDIDVARLMDVLRHMARRYNYNAVPTVRTFVDSFLNSVEKHGRVFEMGLMAAYMTKTGRFWTDTDLSPKVLPKGKLSFKPHRIQGRDEVAKIFERYKEQQR